The genomic region TTAATGAAGCAGTTACCAAACATTACGAGGTGGAAGCTCCAACCATTGAGTTCCAGCCAACACGCAAGGATTTTGAAGGAGACATCACTTTAGTTGTATTCCCAATGCTGAAACAAATCAAGACCAATCCGGCTCAGCTGGCAGAAAACATTGGTAGCTATTTAAAAGAAGAGGTAACTGAAGTAGCAGATTATAATGTAGTAAAAGGATTTCTTAATATCGTAATAAGCGATGCTTACTATATTAATTTCTTTAATCAAATCAAAGATCGATCAGATTTTGGAGTGTTGTTGCCCCAAAGTGATGCCAGTGGGATCATGATTGAATATAGTTCCCCGAACACCAACAAACCCTTACACCTTGGTCATATTCGAAATAATCTCTTAGGTTTTTCTGTAGCCGAAATCTTGAAGGCTGCGGGAAATACTGTCCACAAAGTACAGGTGATCAATGACCGTGGAATACATATTTGTAAGTCTATGGTGGCATGGCAGAAATTTGGAAATGAAGAAACACCAGAATCTGCCTGTTTGAAAGGTGATAAACTCGTTGGGAATTATTATGTAAAATTTGATCAGGAATATAAAAAAGAGATCGCTGAACTTAAGAAACAGGGGAAATCTGAAGAAGAAGCAAAGGCGGAAGCTCCGATTTTTGTTGAAGCTCAGCAAATGTTACGTAACTGGGAGGCGAACGATCCCGAGGTTGTAAAGTTATGGTCTACCATGAACCAATGGGTTTATGATGGTTTTGAAAAAACCTATGATTCTCTCGGAGTCGATTTCGATAAGAATTACTATGAAAGTGAAACCTACCTTTTAGGTAAGGATAATGTCATGAAAGGTCTGAAGGATGGAGTTTTCTATCAAAAGCCTGATGGCAGTGTTTGGATCGATCTAAGCGATGAAGGCCTGGATGAGAAGATCGTACTTCGAAGTGATGGAACTGCAGTTTATATGACGCAGGATATTGGAACTGCGATCCAGAGATTTGCCGATTTCGATATCAATCAAATGGTATACACAGTAGGAAACGAACAGGAATATCATTTCAAAGTATTGTTCCTTATTCTGAAAAAATTAGGCTACGATTGGGCAGATGCGCTTTATCATTTAAGTTACGGAATGGTGGATCTTCCTAGTGGTAAAATGAAAAGCCGTGAAGGAACTGTCGTAGATGCAGATGATCTTATCAAGGAAATGACCGAAACGGCTCGTACTATTTCTGAAGACCTTGGGAAACTTGATGGTTATTCAGATTCAGAAAAA from Christiangramia sp. OXR-203 harbors:
- the argS gene encoding arginine--tRNA ligase, with product MTIEQILAAKVNEAVTKHYEVEAPTIEFQPTRKDFEGDITLVVFPMLKQIKTNPAQLAENIGSYLKEEVTEVADYNVVKGFLNIVISDAYYINFFNQIKDRSDFGVLLPQSDASGIMIEYSSPNTNKPLHLGHIRNNLLGFSVAEILKAAGNTVHKVQVINDRGIHICKSMVAWQKFGNEETPESACLKGDKLVGNYYVKFDQEYKKEIAELKKQGKSEEEAKAEAPIFVEAQQMLRNWEANDPEVVKLWSTMNQWVYDGFEKTYDSLGVDFDKNYYESETYLLGKDNVMKGLKDGVFYQKPDGSVWIDLSDEGLDEKIVLRSDGTAVYMTQDIGTAIQRFADFDINQMVYTVGNEQEYHFKVLFLILKKLGYDWADALYHLSYGMVDLPSGKMKSREGTVVDADDLIKEMTETARTISEDLGKLDGYSDSEKEELYRIIGLGALKYYILKVDPRKRILFNPEESVDFQGNTGPFIQYTYARIQSILRKADFDTTASLSEDFKFHEKEKELIKQLQLFPETIALAADNHSPALIANYTYELVKSFNSFYQNVQILGIDDEAEKVFRVQLSGTVASVIKSAFKLLGIEVPERM